Proteins from a single region of Nerophis ophidion isolate RoL-2023_Sa linkage group LG10, RoL_Noph_v1.0, whole genome shotgun sequence:
- the grpel1 gene encoding grpE protein homolog 1, mitochondrial isoform X1 yields MASLCVQAARQSFSYLTLATIGRASPRRLCTAASGLKNSNSAGEKSENPEQSVVEKVLVEKTQLEEQLREMTDKYKRALADTENLRTRHRGMVEDAKLFGIKDFCKDLLEVADILEKATESVPKEELTSHNIHLKNLYDGLVMTEAAMQKVFTRHGLVKLNPDGQVFDPYKHDAIFEMVTEGKEPGTVAVVTKVGYTLHERVLRPAEVGVVKAP; encoded by the exons ATGGCGAGTTTGTGTGTGCAGGCGGCCCGGCAAAGCTTCTCCTACCTGACTCTGGCCACCATTGGGAG AGCATCCCCACGGCGGTTATGCACAGCCGCCTCCGGGCTGAAGAACAGCAACAGTGCAGGGGAGAAGAGTGAGAATCCCGAGCAGAGTGTGGTGGAGAAGGTCCTGGTGGAGAAGACCCAGCTGGAGGAGCAGCTCAGGGAAATGACT GATAAGTACAAGCGAGCCTTGGCAGATACAGAGAACCTTCGGACGAGGCATCGGGGAATGGTTGAGGATGCGAAATTATTTG GTATTAAGGACTTCTGCAAGGACCTGCTAGAGGTGGCTGACATTTTGGAGAAAGCGACAGAAAGCGTGCCCAAAGAGGAATTGACAAGCCACAACATTCACCTGAAGAACCTTTACGACGGCCTGGTGATGACGGAGGCGGCGATGCAGAAGGTGTTCACCAGGCACGGCCTCGTCAAGCTCAACCCTGATGGTCAGGTGTTCGACCCGTACAAGCACGATGCCATCTTTGAGATGGTCACAGAGGGGAAAGAGCCCGGCACTGTCGCCGTAGTGACCAAGGTGGGCTACACGCTTCACGAACGTGTTCTCAGGCCGGCAGAGGTGGGCGTGGTCAAAGCCCCCTAG
- the tada2b gene encoding transcriptional adapter 2-beta: MADLGKKYCVNCLADVTNLRLRCTDCPDIELCPECFSAGAEIGNHRRWHGYQQVDGGRFSLWGAEAEGGWTSREEQSLLDAIEQYGFGNWEDMAAHVGANRTPQEVMEHYVAMYIHGNLGKACIPDSIPNRVTDHTCPSGGPLSPSLTTPLPPLDISLAEQQQLGYMPLRDDYEIEYDQDAEKLISGLSVNYDDEDVEIEMKRAHVDMYVRKLRERQRRKNIARDYNLVPAFLGRDKKDTREKDKAGPLGVVGAAAGGIGAVAGSATAGTGSTTTAGTCPVPTTPKRKLTKEEKDQRSHLRGLCQFMAQREVEELFENMHKERTLRAKVRELQRYRRNGITRLDESAEYEAARHKREKRKENKSVVISKRGGCVGLGGGGGSAVGGLGVGCVIKEEGKEGEFAAIENLTGFELLSDHEKVLCNSLNLSPARYLTVKTIIIKDNLQKRQGIPAKSRLPGYLDKVLRKRILTFLTESGWISRDRDNA; the protein is encoded by the exons ATGGCCGACCTGGGGAAGAAGTACTGCGTGAACTGCCTGGCAGACGTTACCAATCTCCGGCTCCGCTGCACCGACTGCCCGGATATCGAGCTGTGCCCCGAGTGTTTCTCGGCGGGGGCCGAGATAGGCAACCACCGGCGGTGGCACGGCTATCAGCAAGTCGACGGCGGTCGCTTCTCCCTCTGGGGCGCAGAGGCAGAAGGAGGATGGACGAGCAGGGAAGAGCAGTCGCTCCTCGATGCCATCGAGCAGTACGGCTTTGGAAACTGG GAGGACATGGCTGCCCACGTTGGAGCCAATCGGACTCCCCAGGAAGTCATGGAGCACTACGTGGCTATGTACATCCACGGCAACCTGGGAAAGGCCTGCATCCCCGACAGCATCCCTAACCGGGTGACGGACCACACGTGCCCGAGCGGTGGGCCGCTGTCGCCCAGCCTCACCACTCCGCTGCCCCCGCTGGACATCAGCCTGGCCGAGCAGCAGCAGCTGGGCTACATGCCGCTGCGGGACGACTACGAGATCGAGTATGACCAGGACGCCGAGAAACTCATCAGCGGGCTTTCGGTCAACTACGACGACGAGGACGTGGAGATCGAAATGAAGCGCGCCCACGTGGACATGTACGTGCGTAAACTACGCGAGAGGCAGAGGCGGAAGAACATCGCCCGGGACTACAACCTAGTACCTGCTTTCCTGGGGCGGGACAAGAAAGACACACGAGAGAAAGACAAAGCAGGTCCACTAGGAGTTGTCGGCGCTGCTGCTGGTGGGATTGGAGCGGTAGCTGGCAGTGCCACGGCGGGAACAGGTTCCACGACGACGGCAGGAACGTGTCCAGTTCCCACCACGCCCAAAAGGAAGCTCACTAAGGAGGAAAAGGATCAGAGGTCGCACCTACGGGGGCTTTGCCAGTTCATGGCCCAACGAGAAGTCGAGGAGCTCTTTGAGAACATGCACAAAGAGCGCACGCTGAGGGCCAAGGTGCGTGAGCTGCAGCGGTATCGCCGCAATGGCATCACCCGCCTGGACGAGTCCGCCGAGTACGAGGCGGCGCGGCACAAGCGCGAGAAGCGCAAGGAGAACAAGAGCGTGGTCATCTCCAAGCGGGGGGGTTGTGTGGGACTCGGCGGGGGGGGAGGGAGTGCGGTCGGAGGCCTCGGCGTCGGTTGTGTGATCAAAGAGGAAGGCAAAGAGGGCGAGTTTGCCGCCATCGAGAACCTGACGGGCTTTGAGCTGCTGTCGGACCACGAGAAGGTCCTGTGTAACTCTCTGAACCTAAGCCCCGCCCGCTACCTGACAGTCAAGACCATTATCATCAAGGACAACCTGCAAAAAAGGCAGGGCATACCCGCTAAGAGCCGGCTGCCGGGCTACCTGGACAAGGTGCTCAGGAAGCGCATCCTCACCTTTCTCACGGAGAGTGGTTGGATATCCAGAGACAGAGATAATGCTTAA
- the grpel1 gene encoding grpE protein homolog 1, mitochondrial isoform X2, whose protein sequence is MVLACSCQRAACIIREENGEFVCAGGPAKLLLPDSGHHWEDKYKRALADTENLRTRHRGMVEDAKLFGIKDFCKDLLEVADILEKATESVPKEELTSHNIHLKNLYDGLVMTEAAMQKVFTRHGLVKLNPDGQVFDPYKHDAIFEMVTEGKEPGTVAVVTKVGYTLHERVLRPAEVGVVKAP, encoded by the exons ATGGTCCTCGCGTGTTCCTGTCAGCGTGCAGCTTGTATCATCAGAGAGGAAAATGGCGAGTTTGTGTGTGCAGGCGGCCCGGCAAAGCTTCTCCTACCTGACTCTGGCCACCATTGGGAG GATAAGTACAAGCGAGCCTTGGCAGATACAGAGAACCTTCGGACGAGGCATCGGGGAATGGTTGAGGATGCGAAATTATTTG GTATTAAGGACTTCTGCAAGGACCTGCTAGAGGTGGCTGACATTTTGGAGAAAGCGACAGAAAGCGTGCCCAAAGAGGAATTGACAAGCCACAACATTCACCTGAAGAACCTTTACGACGGCCTGGTGATGACGGAGGCGGCGATGCAGAAGGTGTTCACCAGGCACGGCCTCGTCAAGCTCAACCCTGATGGTCAGGTGTTCGACCCGTACAAGCACGATGCCATCTTTGAGATGGTCACAGAGGGGAAAGAGCCCGGCACTGTCGCCGTAGTGACCAAGGTGGGCTACACGCTTCACGAACGTGTTCTCAGGCCGGCAGAGGTGGGCGTGGTCAAAGCCCCCTAG